The Sandaracinus amylolyticus genomic interval CCGGAGCGCGCTTGGCGCACAAAACCGTCCGCGGTACACCCGCGGCCATGCGCTGCCGTACCGCTCTTCTCGTGCTCTCCGTCCTGTCCGCGCTCGCAGGCTGCACCGACCGTGGTGGTGGTGACCCACTGTCGCCCTTCGACGCGGGCTCGTTCGACGCCGGGAGCACGACCACGCCGGACAGCGGTCCGCGCCCCGACGGCGGTCCGCGCCTCGACGACGTGCTCGTCTACGCGCACTCGGCGGACACGCTCTTCACGTTCTCGCCGTACACCGAGACCGTCGAGACGGTGGGCCGCTTCACGCTCGCGGGCGGGGGCAACGCGCCCGACATGATCGACCTCGCGGTGAACGCCGACGGCGACGTGTACACGGCGGGCTACGACACGCTGTTCCAGATCGACCCCGAGACCGCGGTGGCGACGCCGGTGGGCGACTTCGACGTCGACGGCGAGCGCTTCTTCGCGCTCACGTTCGTCGCGGCGGGCACGCTCGGCGCGGCGGAGACGATGATCGGCGCGACGAACGCCGGCGCGTACTACGAGATCGACGTGCGCGACGCGAGCGCGGAGCTGCTCGGCACGTACCCGGACGAGTGGCTGTCGAGCGGCGACCTCGTCTCGATCGAGGGCCTCGGCACGTACGCGACGCTGAAGCGCGAGGACGAGCCGACCGACGTGCTCGCGCGCATCGACTTCCTGCCGAGCGGCGAGAGCCGCGTGACGGTGCTCGGCTCGACGGGCTACACGCAGCTCTTCGGGCTCGGGTACTGGGGCCGCGTGCTCTACGGCTTCTCGAACGACGGCGAGCTCGTCGAGATCGATCGCACGACCGGCGAGGGCCACATCGCGACGGCCGCGACCGGCACCGACGAGTTCTGGGGCGCGGGCGTCACGACGAAGGTGCCGTTCCTCGAGTGATCCGCGCGGCGTCGATCGCGCCGAGCATCGCGCGCATCGCGCCGACGGGATCGGGCGCGGCGAGCACGGCGCGGATCACGGCGACGCCGTGCGCACCGGCGAGCACGGCGTCGGCGGCGCGCGCGGCGTCGATGCCGCCGAGCGCGAGCACCGGGACGCGGGTGGTGCGCACCATCGACGCGAAGCGCTGCGCGCCGAGCGCGTCGCCCTTGCCCGGCACGTCGGCGAAGGGCCCGAGCACGACGTAGTCGGCGCCGGCGCGCCGCGCGAGGCCGGCCTCGTCGTGGCACGACGCGCCGATGATCGCGCGCTCGCCGAGCACGACGCGCGCGTCGTGGACCTCGAGCCCGCGCTCCTTGAGGTGCGCTCCGTCGGCATCGACCGCGCGCGCGACGTCGGCGCGATCGTTGACGAGGAGCGGCACGCCGTGGGCGCGCGTGACGTCGCGCAGCGAGCGCGCGAGCATCGCGAGCTCGGCCGCGCCGGCGCGCACGTCGCGCACCTGCAGCGCGACGCGGCCGCGCGGTGCGTGCTCGATCACCGCGACCGCCGCGTCGCGCCAGCCTGCGATCGACGGGTCGGTGATCAGCAGGAGATCGAACGTCACGGCGCGCCCGTGCTCGCTTCGTCCTGCTCGAGCCACATCCGGGCGCGCCCGGCCTCGCGCGAGTCGGGGTAGCGCTCGACCAGGTGACGAAGCGTGGTGCGGCGCGCGCCCTCGTCGCCCTCTTCGCCGAAGCGCTCGGCGAGCCCGAGCAGCGCCTCTTCGGGCGAGTCCTCGCGGCGGCGATCGGGATCGGGCGCCGAGCCGCACTGCAGCGGCGCGAACGCGAACGACGCCGCGAGCACGACCGCGAGCGCGCGCATCAGCTCTTGGTGCTGCCGATCACGCCCTCGAGCGGGCTCGACGCCGTCGCGTAGAGGCGCTTGGGGATGCGGCCCGCGAGGTACGCGTCGCGCCCCGCCTCGACCGCGAGCTTCATCGCGCGCGCCATGCGCACCGGCTCGCGCGCGCCGGCGATCGCGGTGTTCATGAGCACGCCGTGGCAGCCCATCTCCATCGCGATCGCGGCGTCGGACGCGGTGCCGACGCCGGCGTCGACGATCACCGGCACCTTCGCGTGCTCGAGGATGATCTCGAGGTTGTACGGGTTGCGGATGCCCAGCCCGCTGCCGATCGGCGCGGCGAGCGGCATCACCGCGGCGCACCCGATGTCCTCGAGCTTCTTGCACGAGATCGGGTCGTCCGTGATGTACGGCAGCACCGTGAAGCCTTCCTTCACGAGCACGCGCGCCGCCTCGAGCGTCGCGACCACGTCGGGGAAGAGCGTCTTGGGGTCGCCGATCACCTCGAGCTTCACGAGGTCGGTGCCGAGCATCTCGCGCGCGAGGCGCGCCGTGCGCAGCGCGTCCTCGGTGCTGTAGCAGCCCGCGGTGTTCGGCAGGATCGCGTAGCCGCTCGAGACGAGGTGCCCGACGATCGAACCCTCACCTGCAGCCCCAGGACGCAGCGCGCCGAGATCGACGCGGCGCACCGCGAGGGTCACGACCTCCGCGCCCGACGCGGCGAGCGCCTCGCGCGTCTCCTGCGCGTCGCGGTACTTGCCCGTCCCGACGAAGAGCCGCGAGCGGAACGAGTAGCGTCCGACGGCGATCCGATCTTCCTGCGGCGCTTCCACGATCATCCTCCACCGACGAAGTGGACGATCTCGAGCCGATCGCCCTCCGAGAGCCGCGCGCTGCCGTGCTCGGCGCGCGGCACGATCTCCTCGTTGCGCTCGACCGCGACCAGCTGATCTCCGAGCGCGAGCAGCACCAGCAGCTCGCGCACCGTGAGCCCGTCCGTGACGTCGCGCGGCTCGCCGTTCACCTCGATGCGCATCGCGCGGCGAATCTAGCACCAACTCCCGGATCGAGACCGGGATCGCTCACGGTGCGCGCGGGGCTTCGTTCGCCGCCTCGGAGGGCCCGATCTCCACGCCGAGGCGCGTGAGCGCGTCGCGCAGCTGCTCCATCGAGAACGGCTTCTGGAGCGCGATGGTGCGCGCGTCGCTCATCGGCACGAGCTTGTGGAAGCCGCTCATCATCACGACGCGCAGCTCGGGCCGGCGCTCGCGGATGCGCATCAGCACGTCGTGCCCGTCGTAGCCGCCGGGCATGCGCAGATCGAGCAGCACGACGGCGAGCTCGCCGGCCTCGTCGAGCACGTCGAGCGCGGCCCCCGCGCTGCCCACCGCGCGCGGCTCGAGCCCGAGCAGCTCCGTCATCCGGCTCACCGCGGTGCGCACGTTCTCGTCGTCGTCGACGATCAGCGCGCAGCGACTGCGGCGCGCGCGCAGCTCGCGCGGAGGGCGTGCCTCGGCGCTCGTGCGCTCGCTCGCGGGGAAGAGCACGGTGAACGTGGTGCCCTCGCCGGGCGCGCTGCGCAATCGGAGGCCCGCGCGGTGCGCGCGTAGCGTGCTCAGCATCGCCGCGAGGCCGAGCCCGCGTCCCTCGGGCTTCGTGGTGAAGAACGGCTCGAACATCTGCGCGCGCACCGCGTCGCTCATGCCGACGCCGTCGTCCGCGACCTCGAGCGCGACGTAGCGTCCGGGCGGCAGCGCGGAGTCCTCGGCGACCACGGCGGGCACCGGCTCGCGCACGTCCTCGACGCGCACGCTCACGCGCACCGAGCCGCGCTGGGGATCGACGGCCTCGATCGCGTTGGTCACGAGGTTCATCACGACCTGCTGCACCTGCGCCGCGTCGGCCTCGACCGGCGGCACCGGGCGCGCGACGTCGGTCTCGATGTGCACCGCCTCGGGCGCCGACCTCGAGAGCAGTCGCGTCATGTCCTGCGCGAGCGCGCCGACGTCGACGTCGGTGACCGCGAAGCGACCGCGCCCCGTCGACGCGAGCAGCCGCGACGTGAGCGTGGCGCCGCGCGTGACCGCGTCGTCGATGTCCGCGAGCGCCGCCGCCGCGCGCGAGTCGCTCGCGGTGGTCGCGCGCGCGAGCTCCACGTTCGCGCGCACGACCGCGAGCAGGTTGTTCACGTCGTGCGCGACGCCGCTCGCGACGAGGCCCAGGCGCTCGATGCTCCGGCGCCGCGCGAGCGACGCCTCGGCAAGACGTTGCTCGGTGATGTCGGCGAGCGATCCCACGACGCGCAGCGCGTGACCGTCGGGACCGCGCTGGGCCGCGGCGCGCGCGCGGAACGTGCGGTAGTGGCCGGCCTTGCAGCGCAGCCGGACCTCGACGTCGAAGTCGCGCGTGGTGCCGCGCAGGTACGCGGTGCTCGCGGTCGCGACCGCGCGGGCGTCTTCTTCGTGGACGAGCTGCTGCCAGAGCTCGGGCGTGATGTGTGGTGCGAGCTCGCCGGGCACGTATCCGAGCTGCTCCTCGAGCCGCGGCGAGATCCAGACGCGCTGCGTCGTGAGATCCCAGTCCCAGATGCCGTCCTGGTTGGCGCGGATCGCGAGCTCCCAGCGCTCCTCGGCTGCGCGCACGTCGGCGAGCGACGACTCGAGCTCGCGCCGCAGCCGCGCGTCGGACTCGACGCGCTCGCGTCGCTCGCGGAGCTCGCGCGGGATCCAGCGCCTGACGATCACCGCGAGCACCGCGACGGCGGTGACGAGGTTGAGGATCTTCGGCGCGATCAGCATCTCGGGGCGCGCGAGGAACGCGCCGAGCGAGGGGAGCGCGATCTCGTACTCCGAGGCCCAGACCACGCCGAAGTACGCGCTCTCGATCGCGCTCTTCGTCGCGTCGAGCGCGAGCACCGCGGCGAGCGTCGCGACCAGCGGATCGACCTTCCGCGCGAGCCGCCGCGATCGCAGGTAGAGGACCACGATCGTCGACCAGAGCAGCGTGAGCAGCAGGTAGTTGCCGACGGTGAGGTACGCGACGAACGTCGATCTCACGAGACCCGGAGCATAGCCCTCCGAAGCGGGACGAGAGCACGTTCGGAGCACGCGGCGACGCCGTGCGGGGTGATCGCTCGGGACGGACCTCCGCGTTCGGGGAGATCCGCGCGAGATACCGGGCCTCCTCGGGAGGCGTGGTAAGAGTCCGATGTGGCGTCGAACACGCCGGAGGCCGGCACGAAGACGAGCGCGGTGGAGGTCGCGGAGCCGACCGGACCGAAGCTGTGGGAGCGCGCGGCCGACGCGCTCCTCGCGATCCCGATCGCGCTCCTCGCGGAGATCGGCACGATGGCGCGGCTCGCGTACGAGACGCTGCGCTGGATGGTGCGCCCGCCGTATCGCGCCCGTCAGCTCGTCGACGCGATGGAGTTCATCGGCGTGCAGTCGATCTTCATCGTCGGGCTCACCGGCACCTTCGTGGGCGCGGTGTTCGGGCTGCAGCTCGTGGACTCGCTGCGCGACTTCGGCGCGGAGAGCCAGACCGGATCGATCGTGAGCGTCGCGCTCGCCCGCGAGCTCGGCCCGGTGTTCGCGGCGCTCATGGTGTCGAGCCGCGCGGGCAGCGCGATCGCGACCGAGCTCGGATCGATGCGCGTGACGAGCCAGATCGACGCGCTCACGACGATGTCGGTGAGCCCGGTGCAGTACCTGATCGTGCCGCGCGTGATCGCGGGGTTCACGATGGTGCCCGCGCTCGCGCTGGTCTTCGATCTCGTGGGCTACGGCGGCGCGTACTTCGTCGCGGTGAAGCTCTTCGGGCTCGACGGCGGCGTGTTCGAGGAGCGCGCGCGCTGGTTCGTCGAGGGCAGCGATCTCGCGCAGGGCCTCGTGAAGGCGGCGGTGTTCGGCATGGCGGTGACGATGATCGCGTGCCGTCAGGGCTACTACGCGACGGGCGGTGCGGCGGGGGTCGGGCAGGCGACGAACCGCGCGGTCGTGCAGAGCGCGGTCGCGGTGTTGGTGCTCGACTACGTGGTGACCGCGATCTTCCTGGGCCAGGGCGGATGAGCGACGAGAAGCCGGCGGAGAAGGACCCGATCCAGGTCCGCATCGTCGATCTCAAGAAGAGCTACGAGGGCGTCGAGGTCCTGCGCGGCGTCACGTTCGACGTGCACCGCGGGAAGATCAACGTCGTCATCGGCGGCTCGGGCGCCGGCAAGAGCGTGTTCACGCGGCAGCTCCTGCGCCTCGAGCAGCCGGACTCCGGGCGCATCGAGGTCGACGGAGTCGACATCGTGCCGCTCGACGACTGGCAGCTCGTGCCCATCCGCAAGAAGTTCGGGATGGTCTTCCAGTTCGGCGCGCTCTTCGACTCGATGACGTGCTTCGAGAACGTCGCGTTCCCGCTGCGCGAGCACACGAAGATGAAGCGCAAGGAGATCGAGGAGCGCGTGATGCAGCGACTCGGCGATCTCAACGTCGCGCACGCCGCGAAGAAGCTCCCCGGGCAGATCTCGGGCGGCATGGCGAAGCGCGTCGCGCTCGCGCGCGCGCTGGTTCTCGAGCCCGAGATCCTCGTCTACGACGAGCCGACGAGCGGCCTCGATCCGGTGAGCTCGCGCCTGGTCGACGATCTGATCGCGGAGACGAGCTCGAAGTACGGCGTGAGCTCGGTCGTGATCACCCACGACATGGCGTCGGTGTTCAAGATCGGGCACCGCGTGAACATGCTGTACCAGGGTCGCATCGAGGAGTCGTGCACGCCCGACGAGATCCTGCGCACCGACAAACAAGTGGTGCGCGACTTCCTCGTCGCGTCGGGCGTGAAGATGCAGTGAGCGCCGGCGGAGCGTCCCCGGATCGGGTGATATCCTCCGCGCGACATGACCTCACGATTCCGCTTCGCGTTCCTCGCGTTCTCGCTCCTCCTGCTCGCGGGCTGTGGTCCACCGTGGCGCGTGATCCGCGCGTCGGGACCGCCGTCGGCGCTCGCTTCGGCATCGGTGGTCGGCGTGTCGTTCGACTGGTCGCGCGCGCTCGTGGGCGGCGTGCCCGAGCAGCAGTACCTCGCGGGCCTGCCTCCGGACGAGCAGGCGAATTACGTCGAGGTGCACACCGCGATCGAGGCGACGT includes:
- a CDS encoding thiamine phosphate synthase — translated: MTFDLLLITDPSIAGWRDAAVAVIEHAPRGRVALQVRDVRAGAAELAMLARSLRDVTRAHGVPLLVNDRADVARAVDADGAHLKERGLEVHDARVVLGERAIIGASCHDEAGLARRAGADYVVLGPFADVPGKGDALGAQRFASMVRTTRVPVLALGGIDAARAADAVLAGAHGVAVIRAVLAAPDPVGAMRAMLGAIDAARITRGTAPSS
- the thiS gene encoding sulfur carrier protein ThiS; its protein translation is MRIEVNGEPRDVTDGLTVRELLVLLALGDQLVAVERNEEIVPRAEHGSARLSEGDRLEIVHFVGGG
- a CDS encoding thiazole synthase, with product MEAPQEDRIAVGRYSFRSRLFVGTGKYRDAQETREALAASGAEVVTLAVRRVDLGALRPGAAGEGSIVGHLVSSGYAILPNTAGCYSTEDALRTARLAREMLGTDLVKLEVIGDPKTLFPDVVATLEAARVLVKEGFTVLPYITDDPISCKKLEDIGCAAVMPLAAPIGSGLGIRNPYNLEIILEHAKVPVIVDAGVGTASDAAIAMEMGCHGVLMNTAIAGAREPVRMARAMKLAVEAGRDAYLAGRIPKRLYATASSPLEGVIGSTKS
- a CDS encoding MlaE family ABC transporter permease encodes the protein MASNTPEAGTKTSAVEVAEPTGPKLWERAADALLAIPIALLAEIGTMARLAYETLRWMVRPPYRARQLVDAMEFIGVQSIFIVGLTGTFVGAVFGLQLVDSLRDFGAESQTGSIVSVALARELGPVFAALMVSSRAGSAIATELGSMRVTSQIDALTTMSVSPVQYLIVPRVIAGFTMVPALALVFDLVGYGGAYFVAVKLFGLDGGVFEERARWFVEGSDLAQGLVKAAVFGMAVTMIACRQGYYATGGAAGVGQATNRAVVQSAVAVLVLDYVVTAIFLGQGG
- a CDS encoding ATP-binding protein codes for the protein MRSTFVAYLTVGNYLLLTLLWSTIVVLYLRSRRLARKVDPLVATLAAVLALDATKSAIESAYFGVVWASEYEIALPSLGAFLARPEMLIAPKILNLVTAVAVLAVIVRRWIPRELRERRERVESDARLRRELESSLADVRAAEERWELAIRANQDGIWDWDLTTQRVWISPRLEEQLGYVPGELAPHITPELWQQLVHEEDARAVATASTAYLRGTTRDFDVEVRLRCKAGHYRTFRARAAAQRGPDGHALRVVGSLADITEQRLAEASLARRRSIERLGLVASGVAHDVNNLLAVVRANVELARATTASDSRAAAALADIDDAVTRGATLTSRLLASTGRGRFAVTDVDVGALAQDMTRLLSRSAPEAVHIETDVARPVPPVEADAAQVQQVVMNLVTNAIEAVDPQRGSVRVSVRVEDVREPVPAVVAEDSALPPGRYVALEVADDGVGMSDAVRAQMFEPFFTTKPEGRGLGLAAMLSTLRAHRAGLRLRSAPGEGTTFTVLFPASERTSAEARPPRELRARRSRCALIVDDDENVRTAVSRMTELLGLEPRAVGSAGAALDVLDEAGELAVVLLDLRMPGGYDGHDVLMRIRERRPELRVVMMSGFHKLVPMSDARTIALQKPFSMEQLRDALTRLGVEIGPSEAANEAPRAP
- a CDS encoding ABC transporter ATP-binding protein — translated: MSDEKPAEKDPIQVRIVDLKKSYEGVEVLRGVTFDVHRGKINVVIGGSGAGKSVFTRQLLRLEQPDSGRIEVDGVDIVPLDDWQLVPIRKKFGMVFQFGALFDSMTCFENVAFPLREHTKMKRKEIEERVMQRLGDLNVAHAAKKLPGQISGGMAKRVALARALVLEPEILVYDEPTSGLDPVSSRLVDDLIAETSSKYGVSSVVITHDMASVFKIGHRVNMLYQGRIEESCTPDEILRTDKQVVRDFLVASGVKMQ